In the Methanofastidiosum sp. genome, ACTTACCTACTTCAGGCAAGATACTAATTGATGGAATTGATATAACTAGACTTCCTGAGAGCAAACTTGCAGAGATTAGAGGTAAAAAAATTGGATTTGTCTTCCAAGCTTATAATCTTGTTTCAACCCTTACTGCAATTGAAAATGTAATGTTACCTTCTTATTTTGTTAAGGGAAAGAATAAAGATCCTGAAGAACTTCTTGAGATAGTAGGATTAAGTCACAGAAGAAATAATAAACCTACTGAGATGAGTGGTGGCGAGCAGCAAAGAGTAGCTATCGCTAGGGCATTAATAAATAATCCTAAAATTCTTTTTGGTGATGAACCTACAGGTAACTTGGATTCTAAGACAGAACTAAAAATATTAAATCTATTCCAAAGACTTAGGGATGATTTCGGGTCTACAATTTTTTTAGTTACACATTCTGACGAAGTAGCTAAAATTGCAGATCGTATTATTTATATAAGAGATGGTAGGCTGGAAAGGGAGAAAAATGTTGGAAAACTCAAAAATTAGCATATATTCAAAATACGCTATAACCTCCCTTTTAAGAAGAAAACAAAGGACTCTCTTTTCTTTACTTGCGATTGCAATAAGCATAGCATCAATAGTGGCAATCAGTCTTATGGGAAATTCTGTCGACTATACTCTTCAAAGCAGTGTCAAATACTACTTTGGAGGAGATTTGAGATTAGATATGGAAGCTATTGGATTTAGGACAGGAGAATTTGATTTCAAAGAAACAGAAGAATTTGTGCAATTCTTGAAGGATACCGGAACAATTCAAGATTATACCTATATAATAGATACTGTCAGAGGTACAGACATACAAAGGGAAGGAGTGACCCAGACTTTTTTGGGCCTTAGGGGAATAGAGCTTGGAGAATATCCCCTTTACGATGAGATTCCAGTATTAGAACCTAAAGGTGCAAAATTTAATACATTAATTAAAGAACCTTATGATATAGCAGTCAATGATATATTGGCTCAAAATCTTAAATTAAAAGTTGGGGATACCCTCCCAGTTCTTTCAGATAATGGAAGAACTGAATTTAAAGTTGTTGGTATAGTAAAAGAAGGAGGGGGAGTTGCCGATATTTTTGGCTTGGGTATAGTAAAACACGAGACAATGATGGAGCTCCTTAAACTGGAAGAAAAAGATGCATCTAGTATCTTTATTAAAACAGAAAATGATTCTCTTATGTTCGATGCCGAGAGATCAATTAAAACTCAATTAGTCGATCGAAATAAATACAAAATTAATGTAACAAATTATATCGATCAGAATGAAGCAACAATTCAAACATTAAAACCTGTTTTGCAATTCTTCGGTCTTGCTGGTATCATAGCTCTTCTAGTAGGGGCAATTGGTATTATTACAACAATGTTCATATCAATGAAAGAAAGAAAAAAAGAAATAGGTACCATGAAAGCAGTTGGGATAAAAAGCTCCCAAGTTATTAATTTCTTTCTTTTTGAGGCACTATTTTTAGGGATTAGTGGTAGTTTATTAGGTGTTGTATTGGGAGTTTTAATATCAACTCAACTAGTTTTAATAGCTGGAGGTTTATTCAATACAGTTTTACGTTTAGTCATAGACCCATTTATCTTAGTATATGGATTCCTTGTTGGGGTGTTCTCAGTATTGACGTTTCAAATAGTTCCCGCTTATATCGGAAGCCAGATTAGACCAATAATTGTACTTAAAGATATGGAAGGCGAAAAGCCATTTT is a window encoding:
- a CDS encoding ABC transporter permease is translated as MLENSKISIYSKYAITSLLRRKQRTLFSLLAIAISIASIVAISLMGNSVDYTLQSSVKYYFGGDLRLDMEAIGFRTGEFDFKETEEFVQFLKDTGTIQDYTYIIDTVRGTDIQREGVTQTFLGLRGIELGEYPLYDEIPVLEPKGAKFNTLIKEPYDIAVNDILAQNLKLKVGDTLPVLSDNGRTEFKVVGIVKEGGGVADIFGLGIVKHETMMELLKLEEKDASSIFIKTENDSLMFDAERSIKTQLVDRNKYKINVTNYIDQNEATIQTLKPVLQFFGLAGIIALLVGAIGIITTMFISMKERKKEIGTMKAVGIKSSQVINFFLFEALFLGISGSLLGVVLGVLISTQLVLIAGGLFNTVLRLVIDPFILVYGFLVGVFSVLTFQIVPAYIGSQIRPIIVLKDMEGEKPFYRDWGFAKIVFISFLVFGGILYLNLRSILLVLAVYGLILLMFIFTIVSRYVIKFASRFPTFNLVSLKLGLRSIERNHWTVATALLAISIGLGSVGGVLTTGEGLKDFVADAFTSFADYDIQINGIPDSKISIMEERLLLMEEVKTVYKTTGEFSGFSLDIKEINGKSISRYISDFTEEKRKTAEENCLNVNLGGRNLEFNPISPVTFRTIKGRLLGKEDIGKNNIIVSTQCVDTFGFDIGDTVTFQYND
- a CDS encoding ABC transporter ATP-binding protein, which translates into the protein MEPPLIDARALFKCYTLGKVQIPILRGIDLAVEKGEIVALMGPSGSGKSTLLGILGGLDLPTSGKILIDGIDITRLPESKLAEIRGKKIGFVFQAYNLVSTLTAIENVMLPSYFVKGKNKDPEELLEIVGLSHRRNNKPTEMSGGEQQRVAIARALINNPKILFGDEPTGNLDSKTELKILNLFQRLRDDFGSTIFLVTHSDEVAKIADRIIYIRDGRLEREKNVGKLKN